A single region of the Methylocystis echinoides genome encodes:
- the ppc gene encoding phosphoenolpyruvate carboxylase: protein MQIDAQTKEAPAPVSAEPEARSDLPLNEDIRLLGRLLGEAVREHEGNEAFERIETIRRLSVAASRNKDQDAAARLDTLLRSLTATEATSVIRAFSYFSHLANIAEDLHPLKERARTLAEGGTLNEPSLARSFAHLRKAAVGPGKIAAALSRGWISPVLTAHPTEVRRKSLLDAERNIFTLLAAREHLRGKAERAQNEAHLRARVLQLWQTELLRESRLTVRDEIENSLSYYRSTFLREIPKLYGEIEAKLDGLRVPPFLRMGAWVGGDRDGNPNVTAESLATAMRMQCETALRFYLVEVHELGAELSISRRYGGATRALEELAARSGDDNPHRDNEPYRRALIGVYSRLAGTLEKLTGGQAMRHAIAPGEPYANSWAFLADLVTIDESLRIHHSEVIASQRLEPLIRAVEVFGFHLATLDLRQSSDRHEETISELLAAARVTEDYAALTEMEKQQLLMRLLSDPRPVRLPDHAYSDRAMSELAIFERAVEMRRRYGDEAIRHYIVSHTETVSDLLEVLLLQKECGLMRGTLDPRDGEAVAADLIIVPLFETIGDLRNAAPIMRAFYALPGVQRLVVNSGAQQDIMLGYSDSNKDGGILTSIWELYRASTALAEFFASMPNITMRLFHGRGGTVGRGGGPSYDAILAQPPGTVNGQIRLTEQGEVIAAKYANPQIGHVNLELLVAATLEATLLSQSKAPPPEFLEIADELSRAGMAAYRDLVYETDGFVDYYFASTPITEIASLNIGSRPASRKPSRKIEDLRAIPWSFSWAQARVALPGWYGFGSAIAGFLETDGKARLDLLRQMAREWPFFRSLLSNIDMILSKTDLEIARRYAELVEDRALAERIFGMIEAEHVRSVEALEKILGTKERLADNPTLARSIKHRFPYIAPLNYIQAELIRRHRAGMTDAEIREGILMSINGVSAGLRNTG, encoded by the coding sequence ATGCAGATCGACGCACAAACCAAGGAAGCGCCGGCCCCGGTTTCCGCCGAGCCGGAGGCGCGCAGCGATCTGCCGCTCAACGAGGACATCCGCCTGCTCGGGCGCCTGCTCGGCGAGGCGGTGCGCGAGCATGAGGGCAATGAGGCCTTTGAGCGCATCGAGACGATCCGCCGCCTCTCCGTCGCGGCGAGCCGCAACAAGGATCAGGACGCCGCCGCCAGGCTCGACACGCTCCTGAGGTCGCTGACCGCGACGGAGGCGACCAGCGTCATCCGCGCCTTCAGCTATTTCTCGCATCTCGCGAATATCGCGGAGGACCTGCATCCGCTGAAGGAGCGCGCCCGCACGCTGGCCGAGGGCGGAACGCTCAACGAGCCGAGCCTCGCCCGCTCCTTCGCGCATCTGCGCAAGGCGGCGGTCGGACCGGGCAAGATCGCGGCGGCGCTGTCGCGCGGCTGGATTTCGCCGGTGCTCACCGCCCATCCGACCGAAGTGCGCCGCAAGAGCCTGCTCGACGCCGAGCGCAACATCTTCACCCTGCTCGCCGCCCGCGAGCATCTGCGCGGCAAGGCCGAGCGGGCGCAGAACGAGGCGCATCTGCGCGCCCGCGTGCTGCAATTGTGGCAGACGGAGCTGCTGCGCGAATCGCGGCTCACGGTGCGCGACGAGATCGAGAACTCCCTGAGCTATTACCGCTCGACCTTTCTGCGCGAAATCCCGAAGCTCTACGGCGAGATCGAGGCGAAGCTCGACGGGCTGCGCGTGCCGCCCTTCCTGCGCATGGGCGCCTGGGTCGGCGGCGACCGCGACGGCAATCCCAATGTCACGGCGGAGTCGCTTGCGACCGCCATGCGCATGCAATGCGAGACGGCGCTGCGCTTCTATCTGGTCGAGGTGCATGAGCTCGGCGCCGAGCTGTCCATCTCGCGGCGTTACGGCGGCGCCACGCGGGCGCTCGAAGAACTCGCGGCGCGCTCGGGCGACGATAATCCGCATCGCGACAACGAACCCTATCGCCGCGCGCTGATCGGCGTCTATTCGCGCCTCGCCGGCACGCTGGAGAAGCTTACCGGCGGACAGGCCATGCGCCACGCCATTGCGCCGGGCGAGCCCTACGCCAATTCCTGGGCGTTTCTGGCCGATCTCGTCACCATCGACGAATCGCTGCGCATCCATCACAGCGAGGTGATCGCCTCGCAAAGGCTGGAGCCGCTCATTCGCGCGGTGGAGGTCTTTGGTTTTCATCTGGCGACGCTCGATCTGCGCCAGAGCTCCGACCGTCACGAGGAGACGATCTCCGAACTTCTCGCCGCCGCGCGCGTCACGGAAGATTACGCGGCGCTGACCGAGATGGAGAAGCAGCAACTTCTCATGCGGCTCCTCTCCGATCCGCGTCCGGTGCGCCTGCCCGATCACGCCTACAGCGACCGCGCCATGAGCGAGCTCGCCATCTTCGAGCGCGCCGTCGAGATGCGCCGGCGCTATGGCGACGAGGCGATCCGCCATTACATCGTCAGCCATACGGAGACCGTCAGCGACCTTCTCGAAGTGCTGCTCCTGCAAAAGGAATGCGGCCTGATGCGCGGCACGCTCGATCCGCGCGACGGGGAAGCGGTCGCCGCCGATCTCATCATCGTGCCGCTGTTCGAGACCATCGGCGACCTGCGCAACGCCGCGCCGATCATGCGCGCCTTCTATGCGCTGCCCGGCGTGCAGCGGCTCGTCGTCAATTCAGGAGCCCAGCAGGACATCATGCTGGGCTATTCGGACTCGAACAAGGACGGCGGCATTCTCACGAGCATCTGGGAGCTTTACCGCGCCTCGACCGCGCTTGCGGAATTCTTCGCCTCCATGCCGAATATCACCATGCGCCTGTTCCACGGCCGCGGCGGCACGGTGGGGCGCGGCGGCGGGCCGAGCTACGACGCCATTCTCGCCCAGCCGCCCGGCACGGTGAACGGCCAGATCCGGCTCACCGAACAGGGCGAAGTGATCGCGGCCAAATACGCCAATCCGCAGATCGGCCATGTCAATCTGGAGTTGCTCGTCGCCGCGACGCTGGAGGCGACGCTGCTTTCCCAGAGCAAGGCGCCGCCGCCGGAGTTTCTCGAAATTGCCGACGAGCTGTCGCGCGCCGGCATGGCCGCCTATCGCGACCTCGTCTACGAGACCGACGGCTTCGTCGATTATTACTTCGCCTCGACGCCGATCACCGAAATCGCCTCGCTCAACATTGGGTCGCGTCCGGCCTCGCGCAAACCCTCGCGCAAGATCGAGGATCTGCGCGCGATTCCGTGGAGTTTCTCCTGGGCGCAGGCGCGCGTCGCGCTGCCCGGCTGGTACGGGTTCGGCTCGGCCATCGCGGGCTTCCTCGAAACGGACGGCAAGGCGCGGCTCGATCTTCTGCGTCAGATGGCGCGCGAATGGCCCTTCTTCCGCTCGCTGCTCTCCAACATCGACATGATCCTGTCGAAGACCGATCTCGAGATCGCGCGCCGCTACGCCGAACTCGTCGAGGATCGTGCGCTGGCGGAGCGCATCTTCGGGATGATCGAGGCGGAGCATGTCCGCTCGGTCGAGGCGCTGGAGAAAATTCTCGGCACCAAGGAGCGGCTCGCCGACAATCCGACGCTGGCGCGTTCGATCAAGCACCGTTTCCCCTATATCGCGCCGCTGAATTACATCCAGGCCGAACTGATCCGCCGCCACCGCGCCGGCATGACCGACGCGGAAATCCGCGAGGGGATTCTCATGTCGATCAACGGCGTGTCGGCGGGCCTGCGCAATACGGGCTGA
- a CDS encoding MlaE family lipid ABC transporter permease subunit produces MALTAAPQPPDVASREGGALLALAGDWTLSASRRLEEQAQNLVALGAGRGFVTFDLSGVSRLDTAGAWLINRARQSLAKENVGVAMAHVRPEHDILLDEAAWRDFRPPPVPRQPAVILLLSDLGRSVVESLREFYRGVSFLGEFVAAMAYVAVHPRRFRFTALVAHIELIGLRSAPIIILINLLVGGIVAQQGIFQLLRFGASSYTVSLIGILVLRELGVLLTSIMIAGRSGSAITAEIGSMKMREEIDALRVMGLSPLEVLIGPRILALVLSLPILTFIADMSALFGGMLVSWSYGGISPTAFASLLKEAIAFHTFMVGIIKAPFMALVIGVIASMDGLATQGSAESLGRQVTASVVKSIFMVIVLDGLFAIFFAGVDY; encoded by the coding sequence ATGGCTCTCACCGCCGCCCCGCAACCGCCGGACGTCGCTTCCCGTGAGGGCGGCGCGCTTCTTGCGCTCGCCGGCGACTGGACGCTCTCGGCATCGCGCCGGCTCGAGGAGCAGGCGCAGAACCTCGTGGCGCTGGGCGCCGGCAGAGGTTTCGTGACCTTCGATCTCTCCGGCGTGTCGCGGCTCGACACCGCCGGCGCCTGGCTGATCAACCGGGCGCGGCAGAGCCTCGCAAAGGAGAATGTCGGCGTGGCGATGGCGCATGTGCGCCCCGAGCACGACATCCTGCTCGACGAGGCGGCCTGGCGCGACTTTCGTCCGCCGCCGGTCCCCCGACAGCCCGCCGTCATCCTCTTGCTGTCCGATCTCGGCCGCTCGGTGGTCGAGAGCCTGCGCGAATTTTACCGGGGCGTGTCCTTTCTGGGCGAATTCGTCGCCGCCATGGCCTATGTCGCGGTTCATCCCCGCCGCTTCCGCTTCACTGCGCTCGTCGCCCATATTGAGCTGATCGGCCTGCGCAGCGCGCCGATCATCATTCTGATCAACCTGCTCGTCGGCGGCATTGTCGCCCAGCAGGGCATCTTCCAGCTCCTGCGCTTCGGCGCGTCGAGTTACACGGTGAGCCTCATCGGCATTCTGGTCCTGCGCGAACTGGGCGTGCTGCTCACCTCGATCATGATCGCCGGCCGCTCCGGCTCTGCGATCACCGCCGAAATCGGCTCGATGAAGATGCGCGAGGAAATCGACGCGCTGCGTGTGATGGGCCTGTCGCCGCTCGAGGTGCTGATCGGCCCGCGCATTCTGGCGCTGGTGCTGTCCTTGCCGATCCTCACCTTCATCGCCGACATGTCGGCGCTCTTTGGCGGCATGCTGGTGTCCTGGAGCTATGGCGGCATCAGCCCCACCGCCTTCGCCTCGCTGCTCAAGGAGGCGATCGCCTTTCACACCTTCATGGTGGGCATCATCAAGGCGCCCTTCATGGCGCTGGTCATCGGGGTGATCGCGTCGATGGACGGGCTGGCGACGCAGGGTTCGGCGGAATCGCTCGGCCGGCAGGTCACCGCCTCGGTGGTGAAGTCG
- a CDS encoding putative bifunctional diguanylate cyclase/phosphodiesterase, translating to MQLRHIANRAQETRVASGHSSPLPLTSLSSLPAAPPPAPAPIPPLLGPDPRLILPSIGEVVYEWDIGTDRLTWGPNLFETFGEVAQGEFGMGYAYGERVSRESVATRYGAVMQSAETDAGQGVPFQVVYGLTRPRELGPGPVVWVEDTGRWFAGDDGRPAHAHGVVRIVTERHEAERKLALGAQIDPLTGVLNRAQLAEQLARFLAASERSRKPFAALLVAVENLFALNRTYGYDAGDDVIAGLARRLRENIRACDAIGRYAGNKFAILLENCGTEEMQAASQRLIDTVGLTAFETSAGPIPAMIRVGGVIGPREGRDPQVLFQHAEEALDVARQGAGKRFVAYTASLAREDARLRALQVADSIVSALTERRVELAFQPIVHARSGAIAFHEALLRVRLPDGTAASPGALLPVAEKAGLVCLLDQRVMELALERLVAEPELRVSVNCALHTVLDPEWPDRLAAAVAANPGVADRLIVEITETAMIEDFDTTRALIAACKRLGVKVAMDDFGAGHTSFRNLRDLAFDIVKIDGAFIRNIATSEDDRFFVRTLIDLASHLSLKVVAEWVEDEATAQILRDWGVEYLQGAHFGSAAARPAGAALR from the coding sequence ATGCAATTGCGCCACATCGCCAACCGCGCGCAGGAAACGCGCGTCGCAAGCGGTCATTCGTCGCCGCTTCCCCTCACTTCCCTGTCGTCCCTGCCCGCCGCGCCGCCGCCGGCGCCGGCGCCGATCCCGCCGCTCCTGGGCCCCGATCCGCGTCTGATCCTGCCGTCCATCGGCGAGGTCGTCTATGAGTGGGACATCGGGACGGACCGCCTGACCTGGGGACCCAATCTCTTCGAAACCTTCGGCGAGGTCGCGCAGGGCGAGTTCGGCATGGGCTACGCCTATGGCGAGCGCGTGTCGCGCGAAAGCGTCGCCACCCGCTACGGCGCCGTGATGCAGTCCGCCGAGACCGACGCCGGCCAGGGCGTCCCCTTTCAGGTGGTTTACGGCCTGACCCGCCCGCGCGAACTCGGGCCGGGACCGGTGGTCTGGGTGGAGGACACCGGCCGATGGTTCGCCGGGGATGACGGCAGGCCGGCGCACGCCCATGGCGTGGTGCGCATCGTCACGGAGCGGCATGAGGCGGAGCGCAAGCTGGCGCTCGGCGCGCAGATCGACCCGCTGACGGGCGTGCTCAACCGCGCCCAGCTCGCGGAGCAGCTCGCCCGTTTTCTGGCCGCGAGCGAACGCAGCCGCAAGCCCTTCGCCGCGCTGCTGGTCGCGGTGGAGAATCTCTTCGCGCTCAATCGCACCTATGGCTATGACGCCGGCGACGACGTCATCGCCGGGCTGGCCCGGCGGCTGCGCGAAAACATTCGAGCCTGCGACGCGATCGGCCGCTATGCCGGCAACAAATTCGCGATCCTCCTCGAAAACTGCGGAACGGAGGAAATGCAGGCCGCGTCGCAGCGGCTGATCGACACCGTCGGACTGACCGCTTTCGAGACCAGCGCCGGGCCGATCCCGGCCATGATCCGCGTCGGCGGCGTGATCGGCCCGCGCGAGGGCCGCGATCCGCAGGTGCTGTTCCAGCACGCCGAGGAGGCGCTCGACGTCGCGCGGCAGGGCGCCGGCAAGCGCTTCGTCGCCTACACGGCCTCGCTGGCGCGCGAGGACGCGCGGCTGCGCGCGCTTCAGGTCGCCGACAGCATCGTGTCGGCGCTGACCGAGCGGCGCGTGGAGCTCGCCTTTCAGCCGATCGTTCACGCCCGGAGCGGCGCCATCGCCTTTCATGAGGCCCTGTTGCGCGTGCGCCTGCCGGACGGAACCGCCGCCTCGCCCGGCGCGCTGTTGCCGGTCGCCGAAAAGGCGGGGCTCGTGTGCTTGCTGGATCAGCGGGTGATGGAGCTCGCGCTGGAGCGGCTGGTCGCGGAACCGGAACTGCGCGTCTCGGTCAATTGCGCCCTGCATACGGTGCTCGACCCGGAATGGCCGGACCGGCTGGCGGCGGCGGTCGCCGCCAATCCGGGCGTCGCGGACCGGCTGATCGTCGAGATCACCGAAACGGCGATGATCGAGGATTTCGACACCACCCGCGCGCTGATCGCCGCCTGCAAGCGGCTCGGGGTGAAAGTGGCCATGGACGATTTCGGCGCCGGCCACACCTCCTTCCGCAATCTGCGCGACCTCGCCTTCGACATTGTGAAGATCGACGGCGCCTTCATCCGCAATATCGCAACCTCCGAGGATGATCGCTTCTTCGTGCGCACGCTCATCGATCTGGCGAGCCATCTGTCGCTGAAGGTCGTCGCCGAATGGGTGGAGGATGAGGCGACCGCGCAGATATTGCGCGACTGGGGCGTGGAGTATCTGCAGGGCGCGCATTTCGGCAGCGCGGCGGCGCGGCCGGCGGGGGCGGCGCTACGCTGA
- a CDS encoding rhodanese-like domain-containing protein has product MESGFNDISLDDLRSGLADGSILLVDVREAEEYAAGHIAGALFNPLSRFDPSKLPVAGEGQKVVIYCRSGRRSVTAMEQARLSGRRDANTHFGGGILAWLNAGQPVVEGM; this is encoded by the coding sequence ATGGAATCCGGCTTCAACGACATCAGCCTCGACGACCTCAGGTCAGGCCTCGCCGATGGCTCCATCCTGCTCGTGGACGTGCGCGAGGCGGAAGAATATGCGGCGGGCCATATCGCCGGCGCGCTCTTCAACCCGCTGTCGCGCTTCGATCCCTCCAAACTCCCCGTCGCGGGCGAGGGGCAGAAGGTCGTGATCTATTGCCGCTCCGGCCGCCGTTCGGTGACCGCCATGGAGCAGGCCCGCCTTTCCGGGCGGCGCGACGCCAACACCCATTTCGGCGGCGGCATTCTCGCCTGGCTCAACGCCGGCCAGCCGGTCGTCGAAGGGATGTGA
- the dgcA gene encoding N-acetyl-D-Glu racemase DgcA, with protein MPIALTLDVDSFPIAGRFVISRGAKTEARVVTATLRDGDAVGRGECVPYARYGESVESVTAAIEGVRAALEMGADRAALQRLLPAGAARNALDCALWDLDAKRSGRRAYVTAGFPRLTPLVTAYTLSVGTPDEMRAAAMRAADRPLLKVKLAGDGDDARLAAVRDGAPHATLIVDANEAWREETLEAQLDACARYGVALVEQPLPAGKDEMLARIARPIPICADESAHETGSLDALRGRYDAVNIKLDKTGGLTEALAMATAARKMGFEIMAGCMVGSSLAMAPATFIGQMAGFVDLDGPLLLAKDREPGLVYEGSTLMPPEPALWG; from the coding sequence TTGCCCATCGCGCTGACTCTGGATGTCGACTCTTTCCCCATCGCCGGCCGATTCGTCATCTCGCGCGGCGCCAAGACCGAGGCGCGGGTCGTGACCGCCACGCTGCGCGACGGCGACGCCGTCGGCCGGGGCGAATGCGTGCCCTACGCAAGATATGGGGAAAGCGTCGAAAGCGTGACGGCGGCGATCGAAGGCGTCCGCGCCGCGCTCGAAATGGGCGCCGATCGCGCCGCGTTGCAGCGCCTGCTGCCGGCGGGGGCCGCCCGCAACGCACTCGATTGCGCGCTATGGGATCTCGACGCGAAAAGAAGCGGTCGACGCGCTTATGTGACGGCGGGCTTCCCCCGGCTCACGCCGCTCGTCACCGCCTATACGCTTTCGGTGGGGACGCCGGACGAGATGCGCGCCGCCGCGATGCGGGCCGCCGACCGGCCGCTGCTGAAGGTCAAACTCGCCGGAGACGGCGACGACGCCCGCCTCGCCGCCGTGCGCGACGGCGCGCCGCACGCCACGCTGATCGTCGACGCCAATGAAGCCTGGCGTGAGGAGACCCTCGAAGCGCAGCTCGACGCCTGCGCCCGTTACGGCGTCGCGCTGGTCGAGCAGCCGCTGCCGGCCGGCAAGGACGAGATGCTGGCGCGCATCGCCCGGCCGATCCCGATCTGCGCCGACGAAAGCGCCCATGAGACGGGGTCGCTCGACGCCCTGCGCGGCCGTTACGACGCCGTGAACATCAAGCTCGACAAGACCGGCGGCCTCACCGAGGCGCTGGCCATGGCGACGGCGGCCCGCAAGATGGGCTTCGAGATCATGGCCGGCTGCATGGTGGGAAGTTCGCTCGCAATGGCGCCGGCGACCTTCATCGGCCAGATGGCGGGCTTCGTCGACCTCGACGGGCCGCTGCTCCTCGCGAAGGACCGGGAGCCGGGGCTTGTCTACGAGGGCTCGACGCTGATGCCGCCGGAGCCGGCGCTCTGGGGGTAG